A window of the Desulfovibrio sp. Fe33 genome harbors these coding sequences:
- a CDS encoding NmrA family NAD(P)-binding protein → MSRIFIAGAAGNLGSALIDTLADKSEIVAGVRSPEQGQLLAGKGVEARVFDFADKESMVAAMAGCDRMFLVIPMQERLARFGRLAVDAAKEAGIGYIVRSSRYGASSDAHWRLGREQGMVDQFVEDSKIPFTVLRPNTFMQNFSAFLAPMVRTGTIALPEEDYKVSYIDVRDVAACAARLFKDNEGFTGGFYAMTGPQGLTLSDVASTIAEAAGIKVEYVSADEDAYIESLDAAGLPEWNRNMLVSLSRVIKLGMMGNVTQAVEYLTGVPARSFAAFAEENADAWR, encoded by the coding sequence ATGAGCAGGATATTCATAGCTGGCGCTGCCGGGAATCTCGGTTCGGCGCTGATCGATACACTTGCCGACAAGTCCGAAATCGTGGCCGGGGTGCGCTCCCCGGAACAGGGACAACTTCTGGCCGGGAAGGGCGTGGAGGCGAGGGTGTTCGACTTCGCGGACAAGGAATCCATGGTCGCGGCCATGGCCGGGTGCGACCGCATGTTCCTGGTCATTCCCATGCAGGAGCGTCTGGCCCGGTTCGGGCGGCTGGCCGTGGACGCCGCCAAGGAGGCCGGCATCGGGTATATCGTCCGGTCCAGCCGGTACGGCGCGTCTTCGGACGCCCATTGGCGGCTGGGGCGGGAGCAGGGCATGGTGGATCAGTTCGTGGAGGATTCCAAAATTCCGTTCACGGTGCTGCGGCCCAACACCTTCATGCAGAATTTCAGCGCCTTCCTCGCCCCCATGGTCAGAACCGGGACCATCGCCCTGCCCGAGGAGGACTACAAGGTCAGCTACATCGACGTGCGCGACGTCGCGGCCTGCGCGGCCCGGCTGTTCAAGGACAACGAAGGGTTCACGGGCGGCTTCTACGCCATGACCGGCCCCCAGGGGCTGACCCTCTCGGACGTGGCCTCGACCATCGCCGAAGCGGCCGGAATCAAAGTGGAATATGTTTCGGCCGACGAGGATGCGTATATTGAAAGCCTGGATGCGGCGGGCTTGCCCGAATGGAACCGGAACATGCTGGTCAGCCTGAGCCGGGTGATAAAGCTCGGCATGATGGGCAACGTGACCCAGGCCGTGGAATACCTGACGGGCGTTCCGGCGAGGTCCTTCGCGGCCTTTGCCGAAGAAAACGCGGACGCCTGGAGATAG
- a CDS encoding histone deacetylase family protein produces MLKAKNSLGIIFFPAFDWAISPTHPERQERLLYTQDQLREEGLFDIEGISEYKPDVASVEDVERVHFCFPDVPSVATRSHLISAGGAMKAADMIMEGVCERAFAMVRPPGHHAMKVVHGSRGFCTINIEAIMIERIREKYGRKRIAIVDTDCHHGDGTQDIYWHDPDTLFISLHQDGRTLYPGTGFPRDLGGPNAMGRTLNIPLPPGTSDEGFLMAVERVVMPILEDFKPDLVINSAGQDNHYTDPITNMNFSAGGYAAMNDMLKPDIAVLEGGYSIQGALPYINLGICLAMAGVDYSHVREPNFNAERIRQDARTTAYIEELCKQLPKLYFDPPKFVSKDDSRQGVISGNKFIRHKQIYYDTDGINEVQQESVTLCKHCRGLYKVETRADSGPLCLGVEIPIDACPQCRDMGYKTIEDAQIKGTYRYTQLINRLDKEYVRYGF; encoded by the coding sequence ATGCTCAAAGCCAAGAACTCCCTCGGCATCATTTTCTTTCCGGCCTTCGACTGGGCCATCTCGCCCACCCACCCGGAACGGCAGGAGCGGCTGCTCTACACCCAGGACCAACTGCGTGAGGAAGGCCTCTTCGATATCGAGGGCATCAGCGAATACAAACCGGACGTGGCTTCGGTCGAAGACGTCGAACGCGTCCATTTCTGTTTCCCGGACGTGCCTTCCGTGGCGACGCGCTCCCACCTCATCTCGGCAGGCGGAGCCATGAAGGCCGCCGACATGATTATGGAAGGCGTCTGCGAACGCGCCTTCGCCATGGTGCGTCCCCCCGGCCACCACGCCATGAAGGTGGTCCACGGCTCGCGCGGCTTCTGCACCATCAACATCGAAGCGATCATGATCGAGCGCATCCGGGAGAAATACGGCCGCAAGCGCATCGCCATCGTGGACACCGACTGCCACCACGGCGACGGCACCCAGGACATCTACTGGCACGACCCGGACACCCTGTTCATCTCGCTGCACCAGGACGGCAGGACCCTCTACCCCGGCACGGGCTTTCCCCGCGACCTGGGCGGGCCGAACGCCATGGGCCGCACCCTGAACATCCCACTGCCCCCCGGCACCTCGGACGAAGGGTTCCTCATGGCCGTCGAGCGCGTGGTCATGCCCATTCTCGAAGACTTCAAGCCCGACCTGGTCATCAACTCCGCCGGACAGGACAACCACTACACCGACCCGATCACCAACATGAACTTCTCGGCGGGCGGCTACGCGGCCATGAACGACATGCTCAAGCCGGACATCGCCGTGCTCGAAGGCGGCTACTCCATCCAGGGAGCCCTGCCCTACATCAACCTCGGCATCTGCCTGGCCATGGCCGGAGTGGACTACTCCCACGTGCGCGAGCCCAACTTCAACGCCGAACGCATCCGCCAGGACGCGCGCACCACAGCCTACATCGAGGAGCTCTGCAAACAGCTTCCGAAGCTCTACTTCGATCCGCCCAAGTTCGTTTCCAAGGACGACAGCCGCCAAGGCGTCATCTCCGGCAACAAGTTCATCCGCCACAAGCAGATCTACTACGACACCGACGGCATCAACGAGGTCCAGCAGGAATCCGTCACCCTGTGCAAGCACTGCCGGGGCCTCTACAAGGTCGAGACGCGCGCCGATTCCGGCCCGCTCTGCCTCGGCGTCGAAATTCCCATCGACGCCTGCCCGCAGTGCCGCGACATGGGCTACAAGACCATCGAGGACGCCCAGATCAAGGGCACCTACCGATACACCCAGCTCATCAACCGACTGGACAAGGAATACGTTCGGTACGGATTTTAG
- a CDS encoding hydantoinase/oxoprolinase family protein, whose amino-acid sequence MLLGIDVGGTHTDAVAIDLTDVPSVAASCKVPTRHDDLLSSVTEALAVILGKVDKDAVTQLNLSTTLSTNAIVQNKTEDVGVIVSSGPGIDPHNFMPCRDFHVIEGSIDHRGNEVRALSSRQLAEAVDRCRENGVRVFAAVSKFSTRNPRHENLIRRTICNCKSVDVCEHADFVTLGHQLGGALNFPRRVATAYFNCAVWRLYNEFATAVEKALADMGLAKVKVNILKADGGTMPLPQSRTMPVQSIFSGPAASVMGIIALTDIFHDSIILDIGGTTTDIAVFADGAPLIEREGIDIGSHPTLVSALKVHSIGIGGDSAISVAGKDVRVGPNRLGPSVCLGGGHVTLTDALNCAGACAVGDVQASRTAMEAFASARGLSVEKLAGDAVSYAARTIQNATRDLVEEINSKPVYTIHELLEGKKIVPKKVYLMGGPAEALKDELRDCFQLSTEVPANFDVANAIGAALTRTTWELELFADTQRHVLFIPTLSYRENVPSGYDLEDAKRDAVNQLTMQLDSMGVFLKSEDAQITHASSFNMVEGYDQVGRNIRVKCQVRPGVIKTFGEGC is encoded by the coding sequence ATGTTATTAGGAATCGACGTGGGCGGCACTCACACGGATGCGGTCGCCATCGACCTGACGGACGTTCCTTCGGTAGCGGCCTCATGCAAAGTGCCCACCCGGCATGACGACCTGCTCTCCTCGGTCACCGAGGCCCTGGCCGTCATACTCGGCAAGGTGGACAAGGACGCCGTCACCCAGCTCAACCTGTCCACCACCCTGTCCACCAACGCCATCGTCCAGAACAAGACCGAGGACGTGGGCGTCATCGTCTCGTCCGGGCCGGGCATCGACCCGCACAATTTCATGCCCTGCAGGGATTTTCACGTCATCGAAGGGTCCATCGACCACCGGGGCAACGAGGTCCGCGCGCTCTCCTCGCGCCAACTCGCCGAGGCCGTCGACCGCTGCCGCGAAAACGGCGTGCGCGTCTTCGCCGCGGTATCCAAGTTCTCCACCCGCAACCCGCGCCACGAGAACCTCATCCGACGCACGATCTGCAACTGCAAGAGCGTGGACGTCTGCGAACACGCCGACTTCGTCACCTTGGGACACCAGCTCGGCGGAGCGCTGAATTTTCCTCGCCGCGTGGCGACCGCCTACTTCAACTGCGCGGTCTGGCGGCTCTACAACGAGTTCGCCACGGCCGTGGAAAAGGCCCTGGCCGACATGGGGCTGGCCAAGGTCAAGGTCAACATCCTCAAGGCCGACGGCGGGACCATGCCCCTGCCCCAGTCCCGGACCATGCCCGTGCAATCCATCTTTTCCGGTCCCGCCGCCTCGGTCATGGGCATCATCGCCCTGACCGACATCTTCCACGACTCGATCATCCTCGACATCGGCGGCACCACAACCGACATCGCGGTCTTCGCCGACGGCGCGCCGCTCATCGAACGCGAAGGCATCGACATCGGCTCCCACCCGACCCTGGTCTCCGCGTTGAAGGTCCACTCCATCGGCATCGGCGGCGACTCGGCCATCTCCGTGGCGGGCAAAGACGTCCGCGTCGGCCCCAACCGGCTCGGCCCGTCCGTCTGCCTGGGCGGCGGACACGTCACCCTGACCGACGCCCTGAACTGCGCGGGAGCCTGCGCCGTGGGCGACGTTCAGGCTTCCCGGACCGCCATGGAGGCCTTCGCCTCGGCCCGAGGCCTGAGCGTCGAAAAGCTGGCCGGAGACGCCGTGAGCTACGCCGCCCGGACAATCCAGAACGCCACCCGCGACCTGGTGGAGGAGATCAACTCCAAGCCCGTCTACACCATCCACGAACTGCTCGAAGGCAAAAAGATCGTCCCCAAAAAGGTCTACCTCATGGGCGGCCCGGCCGAAGCCCTCAAGGACGAGCTCCGCGACTGCTTCCAGCTTTCCACCGAAGTGCCCGCCAACTTCGATGTAGCCAACGCCATCGGCGCGGCACTCACCCGGACCACCTGGGAACTGGAGCTCTTCGCCGACACCCAGCGGCACGTCCTGTTCATCCCCACCCTGTCGTACCGGGAAAACGTCCCCTCGGGCTACGACCTTGAAGACGCCAAGCGCGACGCCGTCAACCAGCTCACCATGCAGCTCGATTCCATGGGCGTGTTCCTCAAGTCCGAGGACGCCCAGATCACCCATGCTTCAAGCTTCAACATGGTCGAGGGCTACGATCAGGTGGGCCGGAACATCCGCGTCAAGTGCCAGGTCCGTCCCGGCGTAATCAAGACCTTCGGAGAGGGGTGCTAA
- a CDS encoding sigma-54 interaction domain-containing protein produces MVWTNSDDLDFLRKTMDCMAGSLNLPEALVNTFGYLQRHFPIDAISLHQYSVPLKSLKLFFLITKDRFHFVETTVPVDEAHIPIQILHQRGLELFKSIPLNRDNAVTFAHSKALEPFLPYKDRAYLIAMMQSEEEVIGHLCLMGTHVACFNEDHLKKLSLLVKPFTLVMANLLKGKRSIYFQEKLYSGGDRPEEDCGRFRDKRILGEQAGLKATMDTVYQLRGSEIPALILGETGTGKELIADVIQRISPRKDKPFIKVNCGAIPDTLVDSELFGYEKGAFTGATASRPGKFEQAHGGTLFLDEIGELPMSVQVRLLRVLQDNVVVRLGSTRSIAVDVRIIAATNRNLEQMMQEGTFREDLYYRLYVYPVRVPPLRDRPHDLPELIHFFAQRAYAKLGVKGYPVVPTQTLQRMLQYSWPGNVRELENLVKRGVTMNPGAPLLLEKLLPEDEGWYLTPEEEPSYFEKTIDARVQAALDRHLASMHGLKGRDVPGVVLPVEVGMRTLAETVTEAIRAALERAGGKISGPGGAAELLDVNPSTLRSKMRKLGLTETSSE; encoded by the coding sequence GTGGTTTGGACCAATTCCGACGATCTCGACTTTCTTCGCAAGACGATGGACTGCATGGCCGGGAGCTTGAATCTTCCGGAAGCCCTGGTGAATACCTTCGGCTATTTGCAGCGGCATTTCCCCATCGACGCCATATCGCTGCACCAGTATTCCGTGCCGTTGAAAAGCCTGAAGCTGTTCTTCCTGATAACCAAGGACAGGTTCCATTTCGTGGAAACGACGGTTCCCGTGGACGAGGCGCATATCCCCATACAGATCCTGCATCAAAGGGGGCTTGAGCTTTTCAAGTCGATTCCGTTGAACAGGGACAATGCGGTGACCTTCGCGCACAGCAAGGCGCTTGAGCCTTTTCTGCCCTACAAGGACCGCGCCTACCTCATCGCCATGATGCAGTCCGAGGAAGAGGTCATCGGCCACCTGTGCCTGATGGGCACGCATGTGGCCTGCTTCAACGAGGACCACCTGAAAAAGCTCTCCCTACTCGTCAAGCCGTTCACACTGGTCATGGCGAATCTGTTGAAGGGCAAGCGGAGCATCTATTTTCAGGAAAAACTGTATTCGGGCGGGGACCGGCCGGAAGAGGACTGCGGCCGTTTTCGGGACAAGCGCATCCTGGGCGAGCAGGCGGGGCTCAAGGCCACCATGGATACGGTCTACCAATTGCGCGGCAGCGAAATCCCGGCGTTGATTCTCGGGGAAACGGGAACGGGCAAGGAGCTTATCGCCGACGTCATCCAGCGCATTTCGCCCCGCAAGGACAAGCCCTTCATCAAGGTCAACTGCGGCGCCATACCTGATACCCTCGTGGACAGCGAATTGTTCGGCTATGAGAAGGGCGCCTTCACGGGGGCCACCGCCTCACGGCCGGGCAAGTTCGAGCAGGCGCACGGCGGCACCCTGTTTCTGGATGAAATCGGCGAGTTGCCCATGTCGGTGCAGGTCCGCCTTCTGCGCGTGCTTCAGGACAACGTGGTGGTTCGGCTGGGCAGCACCCGCTCCATTGCGGTGGATGTCCGGATCATCGCGGCCACCAACAGGAACCTGGAGCAGATGATGCAGGAGGGCACGTTCCGGGAGGACCTCTATTACCGTCTTTACGTCTATCCCGTTCGGGTTCCGCCGCTCCGCGACCGGCCGCACGACCTGCCTGAACTGATTCATTTCTTCGCCCAGCGGGCCTACGCCAAGCTAGGGGTGAAGGGATATCCCGTCGTGCCCACCCAGACGCTCCAGCGGATGCTCCAGTACTCCTGGCCCGGCAACGTCCGGGAATTGGAAAACCTGGTCAAGCGGGGCGTCACTATGAATCCTGGCGCTCCCCTGCTCCTGGAAAAGCTCCTTCCTGAGGACGAGGGGTGGTACCTCACCCCGGAAGAGGAGCCGAGTTATTTCGAGAAAACCATCGATGCCCGCGTGCAGGCCGCGTTGGACAGGCACCTTGCTTCGATGCACGGCCTCAAGGGCAGGGACGTGCCGGGTGTTGTTCTCCCCGTCGAAGTCGGAATGCGCACCCTCGCCGAGACCGTCACGGAAGCCATTCGCGCGGCCCTTGAACGCGCGGGAGGCAAGATCAGCGGTCCCGGGGGAGCCGCCGAGCTGCTGGACGTCAACCCGAGTACGCTGCGCAGCAAGATGCGCAAGCTGGGGCTCACGGAAACGTCGTCGGAGTAG
- a CDS encoding tetratricopeptide repeat protein, whose translation MQALQHFIGEQRFGEAVRAFKTERDYAGLAAYLTDALASDDMPSATQAKAHNELGLALLQLEQPAEAERAFRSAIERDPKSVNPRFNLANLALYARNYVRGLDLFREILEIDPAHAGALHHAGLCCAMQDKFEEALPYFERSAEAAPGVMGPDFWAGECLVRLGRFEQGVPHFRRALEIMPDHTESIRGLAICLYETKEYAEALTACDTLIAGGGGAEYLALRVKGDVLLALGQGEKAALCHLGMAELDFDAREYLHLRSRNLAELGSDQAEIYAKTIADHLRGMDAEFLELLPEQQ comes from the coding sequence ATGCAAGCACTTCAACATTTTATAGGCGAACAACGATTCGGAGAGGCCGTCCGGGCCTTCAAGACGGAGCGGGACTATGCCGGATTGGCGGCATACCTGACCGACGCCCTGGCTTCGGACGACATGCCGTCCGCGACGCAGGCCAAGGCGCATAACGAACTCGGCCTGGCCCTGCTGCAATTGGAACAACCCGCCGAGGCGGAAAGGGCCTTCCGCTCCGCCATCGAGCGCGACCCGAAAAGCGTCAACCCGCGCTTCAACCTGGCCAATCTCGCGCTTTACGCCCGCAACTACGTCCGCGGTCTGGATTTGTTCCGTGAGATTCTCGAAATCGATCCCGCCCATGCGGGCGCGCTGCACCACGCGGGGCTGTGCTGCGCCATGCAGGACAAGTTCGAGGAGGCCTTGCCCTACTTCGAACGGAGCGCCGAGGCCGCGCCGGGCGTCATGGGGCCGGACTTCTGGGCCGGGGAATGCCTGGTACGGCTCGGCCGGTTCGAGCAGGGCGTCCCCCATTTCAGGCGCGCCCTGGAGATCATGCCCGACCACACGGAATCCATCCGGGGGCTGGCCATCTGCCTCTACGAGACAAAGGAATACGCGGAGGCGCTGACCGCCTGCGACACGCTCATCGCCGGGGGCGGCGGGGCCGAATACCTAGCCCTGCGAGTCAAGGGCGACGTGCTCCTGGCCCTGGGCCAGGGCGAGAAGGCCGCATTGTGCCACCTCGGCATGGCCGAACTCGATTTCGACGCCCGCGAATACCTGCACCTCCGCTCCAGGAATCTGGCCGAACTAGGCAGCGACCAGGCGGAGATATACGCAAAAACCATAGCCGACCATCTCCGGGGGATGGACGCGGAATTCCTCGAACTGCTCCCGGAACAACAATAG
- a CDS encoding GrpB family protein, which translates to MTETLEQKVARVLRDHIELVPPDPAWPRQFEEEKARLLACLPPGLVVRVEHFGSTSIPGIWAKPVVDMLVEVADLDRAREEAIPTLEGLGYDGFWRPQSGGATPPHYPWFIRRGPGGERTHHIHMTVADSTLWEGLVFRDYLRAHPDAAADYERLKRDLLARHPGDRVAYTRGKSEFLRGIADRAEAERRRRDRVPPEKG; encoded by the coding sequence ATGACCGAGACCCTGGAGCAAAAGGTCGCCCGGGTCCTGCGGGACCACATCGAACTGGTCCCGCCCGATCCGGCCTGGCCCCGCCAGTTCGAGGAGGAGAAGGCCCGTTTGCTCGCCTGTCTGCCTCCGGGGCTCGTGGTGCGCGTGGAGCACTTCGGCAGCACCTCCATCCCCGGCATATGGGCCAAGCCCGTGGTGGACATGCTCGTGGAGGTCGCGGACCTGGACCGGGCCCGGGAAGAGGCCATACCCACCCTGGAGGGGCTCGGTTACGACGGCTTCTGGCGGCCCCAGTCCGGGGGGGCGACCCCGCCGCACTATCCCTGGTTCATCCGGCGCGGTCCGGGTGGGGAGCGCACCCACCACATCCACATGACCGTGGCCGACTCCACCCTGTGGGAGGGGCTGGTCTTCCGCGACTATCTCCGCGCCCATCCGGATGCGGCGGCGGACTACGAGCGACTCAAGCGGGACCTGCTGGCCCGCCATCCCGGCGACCGCGTTGCCTACACGCGGGGCAAGTCCGAATTCCTGCGCGGGATCGCGGACCGGGCCGAGGCGGAGCGCCGACGGCGGGACCGCGTCCCCCCGGAAAAAGGCTGA
- a CDS encoding zinc dependent phospholipase C family protein, with protein sequence MKLILILACLFVALLPDQALAWGPGVHLALGNAVLGNLGCLPPLLAALLARHREAFLYGSLSADIFIGKGTRIKPGHSHNWVTGFKLLRSAPEPRVTAYAYGYLTHLAADVVAHNYFVPNSLADMRSGSKLSHVYVEAQADRRFRHEHETALALLRMPNRAQDDTLLSAMHRRRLPFLVKKQLLKGSLSLTGRKSWTDSLRLADRLLHSSRVNRGLDEMFSLSKNLVFDCLNSLDRSPAVSFDPIGSGNLRLVREMRLKRQAVAQFVPDEDLLSIPRPAADSGQPVLGRVGS encoded by the coding sequence ATGAAGCTTATTCTGATTCTTGCCTGCCTGTTTGTCGCGCTTTTGCCCGACCAGGCCCTAGCCTGGGGACCTGGGGTGCACTTGGCCCTGGGCAACGCCGTGCTCGGCAACCTTGGCTGCCTGCCTCCGTTGCTGGCCGCTCTCCTGGCGCGCCATCGCGAGGCGTTCCTCTACGGCAGCCTGTCCGCCGACATATTCATCGGCAAGGGAACCCGGATCAAGCCCGGCCACAGTCACAACTGGGTGACGGGCTTCAAGCTTCTCCGGTCCGCCCCGGAACCGCGCGTCACGGCTTACGCCTACGGCTACCTGACTCACCTGGCGGCCGACGTTGTGGCCCACAACTATTTCGTGCCCAATTCCCTGGCCGACATGCGGTCCGGCTCCAAGCTTTCGCACGTGTACGTGGAGGCCCAGGCCGACCGCCGTTTCCGGCATGAGCATGAGACCGCACTGGCCCTGCTCCGTATGCCCAATCGCGCCCAGGACGACACCCTGCTTTCGGCGATGCACCGCCGCCGACTGCCTTTCCTGGTCAAGAAGCAATTGCTCAAGGGAAGCCTTTCCCTGACCGGACGCAAGTCCTGGACCGATTCTCTGCGGCTGGCCGATCGCCTCCTCCATTCCTCAAGGGTCAACCGCGGGCTGGACGAGATGTTCTCCCTGTCGAAGAACCTGGTCTTCGACTGCCTGAACAGCCTGGATCGCTCCCCGGCCGTGTCCTTCGATCCCATCGGCAGCGGCAACCTCCGGCTTGTGCGCGAGATGCGCCTCAAACGGCAGGCCGTGGCGCAGTTCGTCCCGGACGAGGATTTGCTCTCCATCCCGCGTCCCGCTGCGGACAGCGGGCAGCCCGTTCTGGGGCGAGTCGGGAGCTAG
- a CDS encoding 4Fe-4S dicluster domain-containing protein has protein sequence MANEQNALDIINDPKNRVTDTADAEAGENRNDAGEPGGEKKGVSRRNFLKFGGVAAAAATMAGAAGAGFAVGRSDDAYTGYGRTYQGGDQFFNREPFRCDVPVMMEPVGKVERPEWTEYLFLRLRALVDIIKSGKWTPDMGVEALPGPVGDHYRARPGELEIMLETLKRNVKRAEAWKKDKNKRYALAGAYNMALRLGGMELPGHVQRIPEDPHDEHMRTGKPIPPEDWDFRGIWREKPLEFKSPKHASVLIKRVAHQFGMSLVGITKFDPRFMFKGLMRGMPDKGHYTWGDKVPEHWKSIIIFGVPMNWDGTYSAIGYSTSFDAYFRSRCAASLMERFIRELGYPARAQFPGSNYEIMMSPYVQLAGLGQYSRAGVVMVPELGSNFRPAAIVTNIEFEYDKPIDVKMADFCKKCKICAEQCPSGAISFDDEPQTVVRGFKRWKLNEEKCYQQWASGPTQDGLGCRVCIGVCPYSRKNTWIHAISREAEPRDPTGLVSQGLLTMQKNFFKFHEAEDYRSDWDGGKEASYHNPPWWMRPENFLEIEKDWEYHGME, from the coding sequence ATGGCAAATGAGCAAAACGCATTGGATATCATCAACGACCCGAAAAACCGCGTGACGGACACCGCCGACGCGGAAGCCGGGGAAAACAGAAACGACGCCGGAGAGCCCGGCGGGGAGAAGAAGGGAGTCTCCCGCCGCAACTTCCTGAAATTCGGCGGCGTGGCGGCTGCCGCGGCCACCATGGCCGGAGCAGCGGGCGCGGGGTTTGCCGTGGGCCGCTCCGACGACGCCTACACCGGCTATGGGCGCACTTACCAGGGCGGCGACCAGTTCTTCAACCGCGAGCCGTTCCGCTGCGACGTGCCGGTCATGATGGAGCCGGTGGGCAAGGTGGAGCGGCCCGAATGGACCGAGTATCTCTTCCTGCGTCTGCGGGCGCTGGTGGACATCATCAAGAGCGGCAAATGGACGCCGGACATGGGCGTGGAGGCGCTGCCCGGACCGGTCGGCGACCACTACCGCGCGCGCCCCGGCGAGTTGGAGATCATGCTCGAAACCCTCAAGCGCAACGTCAAGCGGGCGGAGGCATGGAAGAAGGACAAGAACAAGCGGTACGCCCTGGCCGGAGCCTACAACATGGCCCTGCGGCTCGGCGGCATGGAGCTGCCCGGCCACGTCCAGCGCATTCCGGAGGACCCGCATGACGAGCACATGCGCACCGGCAAGCCCATTCCGCCCGAGGACTGGGATTTCCGGGGCATCTGGCGGGAAAAGCCGCTGGAATTCAAGTCGCCGAAGCACGCGTCCGTGCTCATCAAGCGCGTCGCGCACCAGTTCGGCATGTCCCTGGTGGGCATCACCAAGTTCGACCCGCGCTTCATGTTCAAGGGCCTCATGCGCGGTATGCCGGACAAGGGGCACTACACCTGGGGCGACAAGGTGCCCGAGCACTGGAAGTCCATCATCATCTTCGGCGTGCCCATGAACTGGGACGGCACCTATTCAGCCATCGGCTACTCCACCTCGTTCGACGCGTACTTCCGCTCCCGGTGCGCGGCGAGCCTCATGGAACGGTTCATCCGCGAGCTCGGATACCCGGCGCGGGCGCAGTTCCCGGGTTCCAACTACGAGATCATGATGAGCCCCTACGTGCAACTCGCCGGACTCGGCCAGTACAGCCGCGCGGGCGTGGTCATGGTGCCGGAGCTGGGCTCGAACTTCCGTCCGGCCGCCATCGTGACCAACATCGAATTCGAGTACGACAAGCCGATCGACGTCAAGATGGCCGACTTCTGCAAGAAGTGTAAGATCTGCGCCGAACAATGCCCGTCCGGGGCCATCTCCTTCGACGACGAACCCCAGACCGTGGTGCGCGGCTTCAAGCGTTGGAAGCTGAACGAAGAGAAATGTTACCAGCAGTGGGCCAGCGGCCCCACCCAGGACGGCCTCGGCTGCCGCGTCTGCATCGGCGTCTGCCCCTATTCGCGCAAGAACACGTGGATTCACGCCATCTCCCGCGAGGCGGAACCCCGCGACCCCACAGGGCTCGTTTCCCAGGGATTGCTGACCATGCAGAAGAACTTCTTCAAGTTCCACGAGGCCGAGGACTACCGCTCCGACTGGGACGGCGGCAAGGAAGCTTCCTACCACAATCCGCCGTGGTGGATGCGGCCCGAAAACTTCCTCGAAATCGAAAAGGATTGGGAATACCACGGGATGGAATAG
- a CDS encoding HD-GYP domain-containing protein, with protein sequence MVGLKGREELLRIIRAISAGGPADGIHALTGPEYDPDIQELAEAVAVMLAKIEAREDRLEQLLDKIRRDTVNTITAVAHALGARDAYTEGHGERVGVYARRLAQRLGLPADEVERIRIAGTLHDIGKIGFSDRIFAGEDTPLTREMVDEIHRHPEWGRDILKNLDFLGPALEYVYAHHELMDGSGYPRGLAGEAIPLGARILCVVDYFDAMTTNRPYQRGRSPEEAFGILRRLAGSTLDAALVEAFILEVETGGMAGAA encoded by the coding sequence GTGGTCGGGCTCAAGGGGCGGGAGGAGCTGCTTCGGATCATCAGGGCCATTTCGGCGGGCGGCCCGGCCGACGGGATTCACGCCCTGACCGGACCGGAATACGACCCGGATATCCAGGAGCTGGCCGAGGCCGTGGCCGTGATGCTGGCCAAGATCGAGGCCAGGGAGGACCGGCTGGAACAACTGCTGGACAAGATCCGCCGCGACACCGTGAACACCATCACCGCTGTCGCGCACGCTCTGGGCGCGCGCGACGCCTACACCGAGGGGCACGGCGAGCGGGTGGGAGTCTACGCCCGGCGGCTGGCCCAACGGCTTGGGCTGCCCGCCGACGAGGTGGAGCGTATCCGTATCGCCGGGACGCTGCACGACATCGGCAAGATCGGCTTCAGCGACCGGATTTTCGCCGGAGAGGACACGCCCCTGACCAGGGAGATGGTCGACGAAATCCACCGCCACCCGGAATGGGGCCGCGACATTCTCAAGAATCTCGATTTCCTCGGCCCGGCCCTGGAATACGTCTACGCCCATCATGAGCTCATGGACGGATCGGGCTATCCGCGCGGGCTGGCGGGGGAGGCCATCCCCCTGGGCGCGCGCATCCTCTGCGTGGTCGACTATTTCGACGCCATGACCACGAACCGGCCCTATCAGCGGGGCCGCTCGCCGGAGGAGGCCTTCGGCATTCTCCGCCGCCTGGCCGGGTCCACCCTGGACGCGGCCCTTGTGGAAGCCTTCATCCTCGAAGTGGAGACGGGCGGCATGGCGGGCGCGGCATGA